One genomic segment of Rivularia sp. PCC 7116 includes these proteins:
- a CDS encoding diflavin flavoprotein, translating into MVQLTQLIQAETNPGRLTVETVEIAPQTTAIRCLDWDRERFDVEFGLRNGTTYNSFLIEGEKVALVDTSHRKFEDLYLSILAGLIDVNRIDYLIISHTEPDHSGLVKNILKLAPSITVVGAKVAIQFLENMVHQPFESMVVKSGQKLDLGNGHELEFVSAPNLHWPDTIFTYDHKSNILYTCDVFGMHYCDDRTYDENFSIIEEDYKYYYDCLMGPNARSVLSALKRIQKLEIGTVATGHGPLLKHHIPEWIGRYQDWSSEKTKKETLVALFYVEDYGYSEELVRAVAHGSDKTDVIVELVDINNTELQEVREIVTQAHGLVIGMPPQSSDVAQVALNTILATAHNKQAIGLLESGGGEDEPIYPLRNKFQELGLTEIFPPILVKETPTKATEQLCDEAGTDLGQWLNRDKTIKQIKSIDNELEKSLGRISTGLYIITAKKGEVQSAMLASWVTQASVNPLGVAIAVAKDRAIESLLHVGDSFVLNVLEEGKYQGLMRHFLKRFPPGADRFAGVKTYPAQTNESPILAEALAYMECEITSRMDCGDHWVIYSTIHTGRVAQVNALTAVHHRKIGNHY; encoded by the coding sequence ATGGTTCAACTCACACAGTTAATTCAAGCTGAAACAAATCCAGGACGTTTAACAGTTGAAACTGTTGAAATAGCTCCTCAAACTACCGCGATTCGCTGTCTTGATTGGGATAGAGAGCGTTTTGATGTTGAGTTTGGTTTGCGGAATGGAACAACTTATAATTCTTTCTTAATAGAGGGTGAAAAAGTTGCTTTGGTTGATACTTCTCACCGCAAATTTGAGGATTTATATCTATCGATACTTGCGGGATTGATTGATGTAAATAGAATAGATTACTTAATTATTAGTCACACCGAACCAGACCATAGTGGCTTGGTTAAAAATATTTTAAAACTAGCTCCTTCTATTACTGTTGTTGGCGCTAAGGTAGCGATTCAATTTTTAGAAAACATGGTTCACCAGCCTTTTGAATCAATGGTGGTGAAAAGCGGACAAAAGTTAGATTTAGGCAACGGACATGAATTAGAATTTGTTTCCGCACCTAATTTACATTGGCCCGATACAATCTTTACTTACGACCATAAAAGCAACATTCTCTATACTTGTGATGTATTTGGAATGCATTACTGTGATGACCGCACTTATGATGAGAATTTCAGCATAATAGAGGAAGATTACAAATATTATTACGACTGTTTGATGGGTCCGAATGCACGTTCGGTGTTGTCGGCTTTAAAGCGGATTCAAAAATTAGAAATAGGCACGGTTGCAACAGGACACGGACCTTTATTAAAACACCATATTCCAGAATGGATTGGACGCTATCAAGATTGGAGTTCGGAGAAAACTAAAAAAGAAACATTAGTAGCTTTATTTTACGTAGAAGATTACGGTTATAGCGAAGAATTAGTAAGAGCGGTTGCACATGGCAGTGACAAAACAGATGTAATTGTAGAATTAGTAGATATCAATAATACCGAGCTTCAAGAAGTCCGAGAAATAGTTACACAAGCTCACGGTTTAGTTATTGGAATGCCTCCCCAATCTTCCGATGTAGCTCAAGTCGCTTTAAACACCATCTTAGCTACTGCTCATAATAAGCAAGCAATTGGTTTATTAGAATCGGGAGGAGGAGAAGATGAACCCATTTATCCCTTACGAAATAAGTTTCAAGAATTGGGATTAACCGAAATCTTTCCTCCGATATTAGTTAAGGAAACTCCCACTAAAGCCACAGAACAACTTTGTGATGAAGCGGGAACCGATTTAGGACAATGGTTGAACCGCGACAAGACAATTAAACAAATCAAATCTATCGATAACGAGCTAGAAAAATCATTAGGACGGATTAGCACCGGACTTTATATTATTACTGCCAAAAAAGGAGAAGTTCAAAGTGCAATGCTGGCTTCTTGGGTGACACAAGCGAGCGTCAATCCATTGGGAGTTGCAATTGCAGTAGCCAAAGACAGGGCAATTGAATCCTTGCTGCATGTTGGAGACAGCTTTGTTTTAAACGTCTTGGAAGAAGGGAAATATCAAGGATTAATGAGACATTTCCTCAAGCGCTTTCCTCCTGGTGCAGACAGATTTGCTGGAGTAAAAACATATCCCGCTCAAACCAATGAATCTCCAATTTTAGCTGAAGCTCTGGCTTATATGGAATGTGAAATCACCAGTCGCATGGATTGTGGAGACCATTGGGTGATTTATAGTACCATCCACACCGGACGAGTTGCCCAGGTAAATGCATTAACCGCAGTCCACCATCGGAAAATAGGCAATCATTATTAG
- a CDS encoding NAD(P)H-dependent oxidoreductase, which translates to MNATTFAPQEVLKQLEWRYATKEFDSSKKIPEDVWKVLEQSLVLSPSSFGLQPWKFFVVGNPEIRQQLVEHSWGQKQVVDASHLIVLAIKEGVNEKDVDTYLSRMSEVRNIPVDKLEGLANMVKGFLDQPSDVFDKDAWSAKQVYIALGFFMFTAAMLEVDTCAMEGIDPTKYDEVLGLKDKGYRTAVVCTAGYRLPSDKYANMAKVRFKTEEVVEYID; encoded by the coding sequence ATGAACGCAACAACATTTGCACCCCAAGAAGTTCTCAAGCAACTAGAATGGCGTTACGCTACCAAAGAATTTGACTCCAGCAAAAAGATACCAGAAGATGTTTGGAAAGTATTGGAACAAAGCCTGGTACTTTCACCCTCATCCTTCGGATTGCAACCTTGGAAATTCTTCGTGGTTGGCAATCCCGAAATTCGTCAGCAATTAGTAGAACATTCCTGGGGACAGAAACAGGTTGTGGATGCTTCTCATTTAATAGTTTTAGCTATTAAAGAAGGTGTAAACGAGAAAGATGTTGATACTTATCTATCAAGGATGTCAGAAGTCCGAAATATTCCGGTAGATAAGCTTGAAGGTCTTGCTAATATGGTTAAAGGTTTTCTCGATCAACCTTCTGACGTTTTTGATAAAGATGCATGGTCAGCTAAACAAGTTTACATTGCTTTAGGGTTTTTTATGTTTACTGCGGCAATGTTAGAAGTTGATACCTGTGCAATGGAAGGTATCGATCCAACTAAGTACGATGAAGTTTTGGGATTAAAAGACAAAGGATATCGTACAGCAGTTGTTTGTACTGCTGGATATCGTCTTCCTAGTGACAAGTATGCAAATATGGCGAAAGTTCGCTTCAAAACGGAAGAAGTTGTGGAATATATAGATTAA
- a CDS encoding phosphate-starvation-inducible PsiE family protein, which produces MYNPAENTSNSMYEINRERVVKSLEFIQDTIVICLCIGLFSFMVLEVRDMFLSLLPPLESHAVTADILFLLILVELFRLLIIYLQEHRVSIGVAVEVSIVSALREIIVKGVLEIGWTQVVATCAFLLVLGVLLVLRVWLPPTFNGIDPEQAVSQRYRNRQNKSELIETNGR; this is translated from the coding sequence ATGTATAATCCTGCTGAAAATACCTCGAATTCCATGTATGAAATCAACCGGGAGCGCGTTGTCAAAAGCTTGGAATTTATTCAAGACACAATTGTAATTTGCTTGTGTATCGGTTTATTTAGCTTCATGGTGCTTGAGGTAAGAGATATGTTTCTCTCTTTGCTTCCACCTCTAGAGTCTCATGCTGTTACTGCCGATATTCTGTTTTTGCTGATTTTAGTTGAGTTATTCCGACTGCTGATTATTTACTTGCAGGAACATCGAGTATCTATTGGTGTAGCTGTTGAAGTTTCCATTGTTTCCGCATTGCGAGAAATTATTGTTAAAGGTGTTTTAGAAATCGGTTGGACTCAAGTTGTAGCAACCTGTGCCTTTTTACTAGTTCTAGGAGTACTATTAGTTCTCCGAGTTTGGCTACCCCCTACCTTTAATGGTATCGATCCCGAACAAGCAGTATCTCAACGCTATCGAAATCGACAAAATAAATCGGAATTAATAGAAACCAATGGGCGTTAA
- a CDS encoding Crp/Fnr family transcriptional regulator → MHQSFYTFIQQLSPEFKIDINLLEESLKSRKVSKGKLLFHKGDVCDFVAFTYKGCLRSFVLKDGKEYTLFFHTENQTFGDYESFQKRKPACFSCQAIEDSEIMILNHQTMLLFENAPGGQKLLRLVAEDLAFLLRDKLLSLLIDTPQERYLKLIETEPQLLQRIPQYYLASYLGIEPESLSRLKRRVNKHRES, encoded by the coding sequence ATGCATCAATCATTTTATACGTTTATTCAGCAGCTTTCACCTGAATTCAAAATTGATATAAATCTTCTCGAAGAGAGCTTAAAATCTAGAAAAGTAAGTAAGGGAAAATTATTGTTTCATAAAGGTGATGTTTGTGATTTTGTCGCTTTTACTTACAAAGGTTGTTTGAGAAGTTTTGTATTGAAAGACGGTAAAGAATATACTCTATTTTTTCATACCGAAAATCAAACTTTTGGAGATTATGAAAGTTTTCAAAAACGGAAACCTGCTTGCTTTTCTTGTCAAGCCATTGAAGATTCAGAAATTATGATTTTGAATCATCAAACAATGCTCTTGTTTGAAAATGCGCCGGGAGGACAAAAATTACTGAGACTTGTTGCTGAAGATTTAGCATTTCTATTGAGAGACAAATTACTTTCTCTTTTAATTGATACTCCGCAAGAACGCTATCTCAAGTTGATAGAAACTGAACCCCAACTTTTGCAAAGGATTCCTCAATATTATCTCGCTTCATATCTTGGTATTGAACCGGAATCTCTAAGTAGATTAAAGCGGAGAGTGAATAAACACAGAGAATCTTAA